The following are encoded together in the Pseudoalteromonas shioyasakiensis genome:
- a CDS encoding restriction endonuclease subunit S, translating into MIQLNYLEKLLGGVDVEWLPLGNLAEIGTGKSNRQDETEDGEYPFYVRSKNILRSSTFQFDEKAIVVPGEGGIGDIFHFVEGKYALHQRAYRIKATSDVLDTKFLYHFMSSKFKQYILMKSVGATSISIRKPMLEGFQIPIPCPDNPEKSLAIQAEIVRILDAFTAMTAELTAELNLRKKQYNYYRDQLLSFDLSADQAGEGEVEWKTLGDVTKKWYSGGTPKAGNPEFYEYGDIPWLRTQEVKFADIFDTDVKVTPAALQNSSAKWIPENCVIIAISGATAGRSGVNKIPLTTNQHCGCLEIDDKKALYRYVFHWVSFNYENIKALGQGARGDLNSTIIKNFKLPVPYANDPAKSLAEQARIVAILDKFDTLTTSLQEGLPREIELRQKQYEYYRDLLLSFPKSEEAVA; encoded by the coding sequence ATGATTCAGTTGAACTATTTAGAGAAACTCTTGGGCGGTGTAGATGTTGAGTGGCTGCCATTAGGGAATTTAGCAGAAATTGGCACTGGTAAGTCAAATAGGCAAGATGAGACTGAAGATGGTGAATATCCATTCTATGTTCGTTCAAAAAATATATTGAGATCAAGTACTTTTCAATTTGATGAAAAAGCGATTGTAGTCCCAGGAGAAGGAGGGATCGGAGACATATTTCATTTTGTAGAAGGTAAATATGCTTTGCATCAAAGGGCCTATAGAATAAAGGCTACGAGTGATGTTCTAGATACAAAATTCCTGTACCACTTTATGTCTTCAAAATTTAAGCAATATATTTTGATGAAAAGTGTTGGCGCAACATCAATCTCAATAAGAAAGCCAATGCTAGAGGGATTTCAAATCCCCATTCCATGCCCTGATAACCCAGAAAAATCGCTGGCAATACAAGCAGAAATAGTACGCATTCTGGACGCATTTACCGCCATGACCGCCGAGCTGACCGCCGAGCTTAACCTACGGAAAAAACAATACAACTACTACCGCGACCAGTTGCTAAGTTTTGACCTGTCTGCCGATCAGGCAGGAGAGGGTGAAGTTGAGTGGAAGACGTTGGGTGATGTTACTAAAAAATGGTATTCAGGTGGAACACCTAAGGCCGGCAATCCAGAATTTTACGAATACGGTGATATACCATGGCTTAGAACTCAGGAAGTAAAGTTTGCTGATATTTTCGACACAGATGTAAAAGTAACTCCAGCTGCTTTGCAAAACTCATCAGCCAAATGGATACCTGAAAATTGCGTGATAATTGCTATTTCTGGAGCAACTGCTGGTAGATCTGGAGTAAATAAGATTCCTCTAACAACTAATCAGCACTGTGGATGTTTGGAAATCGACGATAAAAAAGCTCTATACAGATACGTCTTTCATTGGGTTAGTTTCAATTATGAAAACATAAAAGCTCTAGGACAAGGTGCAAGAGGAGATCTAAATTCGACAATCATTAAGAACTTTAAGTTACCTGTTCCTTATGCAAATGATCCTGCGAAATCATTGGCCGAGCAGGCGCGAATTGTAGCGATATTGGATAAATTCGATACCTTAACAACTTCGCTGCAAGAAGGTCTCCCCCGCGAAATTGAGTTACGCCAAAAGCAATACGAGTATTATCGTGATCTGTTGTTGAGCTTCCCGAAATCTGAAGAGGCAGTTGCTTAA
- a CDS encoding WYL domain-containing protein, which produces MTNDGLKQTVAASSLAQEGAKGKPDRLSQIAQLPQATRDRIAHIDFTLLFKGEAVRADLVDRFSIAAAQATKDFTMYRELAPGNIEYDQKLKLHKRGEAFESLFDYDVVRTLATISQGYGDGFTGKVKPPLACEAPYHLNKPSLSIVAKVTEAIHKGKALCITYVSLSSGETTREIVPHTLVDNGLRWHVRGFDRKHGEFRDFVLTRIKAAVVLEDSRLSEAELETQDRQWNRFVELELVPHPRIEHSEAIELDYGMTGGVLKVEIRAATAGYLLRQWHVDCTKAHSLQGTEYQLWLKNTPTLYGVGNLNLAPGFNE; this is translated from the coding sequence ATGACAAATGATGGTCTGAAACAAACGGTAGCAGCGAGTTCACTCGCTCAAGAAGGCGCGAAAGGAAAGCCAGATAGGCTTTCGCAGATAGCGCAGTTGCCACAAGCAACCAGGGATCGCATTGCCCATATCGATTTCACCTTATTGTTTAAGGGAGAGGCGGTACGGGCAGATTTAGTCGATCGCTTCAGCATAGCGGCCGCACAAGCAACGAAAGACTTCACAATGTACCGAGAGCTTGCACCAGGCAACATTGAGTATGACCAAAAGCTCAAGTTGCATAAGCGTGGTGAAGCATTTGAATCCTTGTTCGACTACGACGTTGTGAGAACACTGGCAACCATTAGCCAAGGGTACGGTGATGGCTTCACTGGAAAGGTAAAACCACCCCTTGCTTGTGAAGCGCCTTATCACCTTAACAAACCGAGTTTATCGATAGTGGCGAAAGTCACCGAGGCCATACACAAAGGCAAAGCCTTGTGTATCACCTATGTATCGTTATCGAGCGGTGAAACCACGCGTGAAATTGTGCCGCATACGCTGGTGGACAATGGCCTGCGTTGGCATGTTCGTGGTTTTGACCGCAAGCATGGTGAGTTCCGTGACTTTGTACTGACCCGAATTAAAGCAGCGGTTGTGCTTGAAGACTCAAGGTTATCTGAAGCTGAGCTCGAAACCCAAGATCGGCAATGGAACCGCTTTGTAGAGCTAGAGTTAGTGCCGCACCCACGCATCGAGCACAGCGAAGCGATAGAGCTGGACTATGGCATGACGGGTGGCGTTCTAAAGGTTGAGATTAGGGCTGCAACCGCTGGGTATTTGCTTCGCCAATGGCATGTGGATTGTACCAAAGCACACAGCCTTCAAGGCACTGAATACCAACTTTGGTTAAAGAATACTCCGACACTCTACGGGGTCGGAAATTTGAATTTAGCTCCAGGGTTTAACGAATGA
- a CDS encoding anticodon nuclease — MGKELKDIANDLISKNKKVQLIYAFNGTGKTRLSRAFKEEIVPSTQNNDSEEDGEKTRDKFLYYNAFTEDLFYWDNDLKVDSRPKLKIQPNTFTGWLIDLLKELGEDGNIATNFQRYTGSKATPIFNEKYKAKIDEKEVTIPAFSEVTFQVAANEPVNYEPGTAATDGVENVVQGKYEVIKISKGEESNFVWSVMYTLLQQVVSTLNEPDVTNRITDKFDALEYVFIDDPVSSLDDSHLIELAVDLAGLIKSSTSDLKFIITTHSPLFYNVLCNELNNKAYQKQADGTFKPIYKPNKEFQKYRLEKLADGDFELPEQPTDSPFSYHLFLLNELQKAINDRQIRKYHFSLLRNVLEKMATFLGYNYWPALLQKSQDGKPDPFANRILNLSSHSAHAGDEISDLEDKDKDKLETLVGYLINTYGFKKQELQ; from the coding sequence ATGGGTAAGGAACTAAAGGACATAGCTAACGACTTAATCAGCAAGAATAAAAAGGTACAGTTGATCTATGCCTTTAATGGCACAGGTAAAACGCGTTTATCACGAGCTTTTAAGGAGGAAATTGTTCCTTCTACACAAAACAATGATAGTGAAGAAGATGGTGAGAAAACTCGTGATAAGTTTCTGTACTACAACGCCTTTACGGAAGACCTGTTTTATTGGGATAACGATTTAAAAGTAGATTCAAGGCCAAAGTTAAAAATACAACCAAATACTTTTACGGGTTGGTTGATAGACTTGTTAAAAGAGTTGGGCGAAGACGGCAACATCGCTACAAACTTTCAACGTTATACGGGTAGCAAAGCTACTCCAATATTCAATGAAAAATACAAAGCTAAAATTGATGAAAAGGAAGTAACGATACCTGCGTTTTCTGAGGTCACTTTTCAAGTCGCCGCAAATGAACCTGTCAACTATGAGCCAGGTACTGCCGCGACTGATGGTGTCGAAAATGTCGTTCAGGGTAAATACGAAGTAATAAAAATTTCAAAAGGTGAGGAAAGTAACTTTGTATGGAGTGTTATGTACACTCTTTTACAACAAGTTGTTTCCACCCTTAATGAGCCAGATGTTACTAATAGAATTACTGATAAGTTTGATGCTTTAGAATACGTATTTATTGATGATCCAGTGAGTTCATTGGATGATAGTCATTTAATTGAATTAGCGGTTGATTTAGCAGGTTTGATCAAGTCTAGTACGTCAGACTTAAAATTTATCATAACAACGCATAGTCCCCTTTTTTATAATGTGCTCTGCAATGAGCTCAATAATAAGGCTTATCAAAAGCAGGCCGATGGTACTTTCAAACCAATCTATAAGCCAAATAAGGAATTTCAAAAATACCGATTAGAAAAGCTGGCTGATGGTGATTTTGAACTACCTGAACAACCGACAGACTCGCCGTTTTCTTATCACTTATTCCTTCTAAATGAGCTTCAGAAAGCCATTAATGACAGACAAATCAGAAAGTATCATTTTAGTCTTCTGAGAAATGTTCTTGAGAAAATGGCCACTTTCCTAGGTTATAACTATTGGCCTGCACTTCTTCAAAAATCTCAAGACGGAAAGCCAGATCCATTCGCCAATAGAATCCTTAATTTATCCAGCCACTCTGCTCATGCTGGCGACGAGATCTCGGATCTAGAAGATAAAGACAAGGATAAATTAGAAACCTTGGTTGGTTACTTAATAAACACTTATGGATTCAAGAAGCAGGAATTACAATGA
- a CDS encoding type I restriction-modification system subunit M: MTSLQQRAELQRQIWAIANDVRGSVDGWDFKQYVLGTLFYRFISENFVNYITGGDESVKYAAMSDDDENIKFAKEDAIKTKGYFLYPSQLFSNVAANAHKNENLNTDLAAIFAAIENSANGYDSEKDIKGLFADFDTTSNRLGNTVEAKNKRLAAVLKGVAGLTFGNFEDNQIDLFGDAYEFLISNYAANAGKSGGEFFTPQHVSKLIAQLAMHGQTSVNKIYDPAAGSGSLLLQAKKHFDAHIIEDGFFGQELNHTTYNLARMNMFLHNINYDKFNIQLGDTLTEPHFLDDKPFDAIVSNPPYSVKWIGSDDPTLINDDRFAPAGVLAPKSKADFAFVLHALSYLSSKGRAAIVCFPGIFYRGGAEQKIRQYLVDNNYVETVISLAPNLFFGTTIAVNILVLSKHKTDTTTQFIDASGLFKKETNNNVLTDNDDEKNPGHIQQIMKVFASKENVDHFAKSVDLDVIAGNSYNLSVSSYVEAKDNRELVDITELNAELKTTVAKIDALRSDIDAIVAEIEGEELEA; encoded by the coding sequence ATGACAAGTTTACAACAACGTGCCGAACTTCAACGCCAAATATGGGCGATTGCTAACGATGTTCGAGGCTCAGTGGATGGTTGGGATTTTAAACAATATGTACTGGGTACGCTGTTCTACCGTTTTATCAGTGAAAACTTTGTCAACTACATCACAGGCGGAGATGAGAGCGTTAAATATGCTGCCATGTCTGACGATGACGAAAACATCAAGTTTGCTAAAGAAGATGCCATTAAAACCAAAGGCTATTTTCTTTACCCTAGCCAGTTGTTTAGCAATGTGGCGGCTAATGCGCATAAGAACGAAAATTTAAATACGGATTTGGCAGCAATTTTTGCTGCAATCGAAAACTCAGCCAATGGCTATGATTCAGAAAAAGACATCAAAGGCTTGTTTGCGGATTTTGATACCACCAGTAATCGTCTGGGTAATACGGTAGAGGCAAAAAACAAACGCCTGGCAGCCGTGTTAAAAGGCGTGGCAGGTTTAACCTTCGGTAATTTTGAAGACAACCAAATTGATTTATTTGGTGATGCCTATGAGTTCCTGATTTCAAACTATGCCGCCAATGCGGGTAAATCCGGTGGCGAATTTTTCACCCCCCAGCACGTTTCAAAATTGATCGCGCAGCTGGCCATGCACGGCCAAACCAGTGTGAATAAAATTTATGACCCTGCGGCGGGTTCGGGCTCGTTGCTGTTACAAGCTAAAAAGCACTTTGATGCGCATATCATTGAAGATGGCTTTTTTGGTCAAGAGCTCAACCACACCACCTATAACTTGGCGCGTATGAATATGTTTTTGCACAACATTAACTACGACAAGTTTAATATTCAGTTGGGTGATACCTTAACCGAACCGCACTTTTTAGATGACAAACCGTTTGATGCCATTGTCTCTAACCCGCCTTATTCAGTGAAATGGATTGGTAGCGACGACCCAACCCTAATCAACGATGACCGCTTTGCGCCCGCAGGTGTGCTTGCACCCAAATCAAAAGCCGACTTTGCCTTTGTGCTACATGCTCTAAGTTACCTATCAAGCAAAGGTCGCGCAGCCATTGTTTGCTTCCCAGGTATTTTTTACCGTGGTGGTGCTGAGCAAAAAATTCGCCAGTACTTGGTTGATAACAACTATGTCGAAACCGTGATTTCACTGGCACCTAACTTGTTTTTTGGCACCACCATTGCCGTGAATATATTGGTGCTGTCGAAACACAAAACTGACACCACCACCCAGTTTATTGATGCCAGCGGTTTGTTTAAAAAAGAAACCAATAACAACGTTTTAACGGACAACGACGACGAAAAAAATCCGGGTCATATACAGCAAATCATGAAAGTGTTTGCTAGCAAAGAAAACGTGGATCATTTTGCTAAATCGGTTGATTTGGATGTTATCGCAGGCAATAGCTACAACCTGTCGGTAAGTAGTTATGTGGAAGCGAAAGACAACCGCGAGCTAGTGGACATTACAGAGCTTAATGCAGAGCTTAAAACCACTGTCGCTAAAATTGATGCGCTTCGCAGTGATATTGACGCCATTGTAGCGGAAATTGAAGGTGAGGAGCTTGAAGCATGA